A stretch of DNA from Montipora capricornis isolate CH-2021 chromosome 1, ASM3666992v2, whole genome shotgun sequence:
TAGGTTCTTACCCGAAGCAGGCTGCAGCATACCCAACTCAGCAGCCAGCATACCCTGCACAGCCCCAGCCAATGCAGTATGGCGGTGGATATGCTCCTCCTCCACAGCAAGCAGGTCAATTATTTTCATATGGTGCAGGACAGTTTGGTGCCCCACCTCCTCCATACAGTGAAAGACCCAATAATCCACCCAGTAGTGCATATGGTATGCAGGTATGCCTGGGATCAGGGTGGAGTTAATTAGATTAAATCACAGAAAGCTGCATTTTGAACATGGGTAACCCATGTAAGCAAAGAAAAATACTTGGATATAATATATCCAAGTACTTTGATATAATCTACAACagtcacattcgctcactttggtggttggttggccgcatcgttcaatgatgctctcaatgtgactgcgcgatgcagttatgagctatgctgtcaatCTACAACAGTGTTCAACGTAAACATTATTTTCAAAGTTACAATCAAACCGTGAAATGTACAAAGCTTTTTTCTCAGTaggttataataataataataataataataataataataataataataatagcctGCATAGCTGGTGGAATATATTTTGTTGCAGGaatatttaacccattgacccctgggagtgagacttacaaGATTTGTGACTATAGAAGCGAAAATGGATACTTAGTGGATTTTCTGTTCCACGGGCAAAAACGCACGTATTGTGAATAGAAAGAATACGGTTTCCTATGCTTTAGAACAGTCTCATTTGCGAACGGATGGCAAAGACATTTGAACAAACTAAACAAGCACTCGGACGAACATTCCAACCGATCGAACGAATAGTACAGACATTCAAACAAACAGCTCAAAACAATTAATTGAGGGATatgccaaacgattttactcgtcaaatggGGGCATTTTGGGGGTACCTGAGGAGGGGTTAgtttaaccagtcaaaaacgaTGCTCCCTCCATTAACCCGTTGACCCCTCGCAGTGAGACTTGAcataatattttactctgtctgacaccagacaattttacttgtcaacggAGAGCCCAAGGAGTGAGTGGGTGAAACACTCGCAAGTACGATGGTGTTGGCTGCGACTGGCATGGGGAATGATgctaataaaataatttaaaatattttattatttcttcttattatttttttatttgcggCCAGCCGCGACACATGGAAGCAACCAGCAATTTACTCCctcgtgtttaaataatcctgCTTTAATAAAATATGCCACCAGCTACTAAGGTTATAATCAGCAGgtcctggttgttcaaaagctggataactttatccagtgaaTGAGTCACTATCCAACAGTTTCAATTCatgcaaagatttcagtattcgTCACAACAGTATGCACAATATTATAGTGAGCGGAAGTTATAGTTTTATATGTAAAAGGCTACCAATCAAGTTCGCAGATGGAAGAGAAAGATGACAAACATTCACCAAACAGAGAAGTGTCTgatcgctcaaagaaacaaTGCCGTATACCTGTAATACACAACATACTAAtctcacttgctcgggaccctgctggggaatattggctctTGGTCGTTTTTGTATGGACCTCAGACTGGCCAacattccccagtacggccttcgcgctcagttagtaagaggttacTAAGCCTGACACTGGGGtgaatagtttttttagtatAATATATCcatgtactaaaacagtgagataatatagcacaaatcCTGCGTGagttgctcagaggtgaatagcaaaggaagcccgaaaaaaatccaggcttgaacagGTTTCTCCTGTTCCAACTGTGGTGATATTTCTAagttaaactttcattttagaTGATAACATAGCAGCTTTTAATTGAGCATTTTAGGACTACTGTCAGTATTTCTACAAATAGTTAACCAGATACCATTCCCTTCTGACCTCTTCTCAGTGGATGGAACATTATTCAGATGTCCAAGCATTTAAATCAAGTACAGTTATCCTGAGGCAAAAGTTCTTTAAAATTCCTTTGCCAGTCACATGAAAATCAGACCatcaagtacatgtacactaaTCGTAACGCCAAGCGATCACCATACATGTTGCCTGCCTCAAAATGGCAGCAAAACATGTTCAAGctgttcttgtttgttttgctaATATAATACCGGTATTACTGGTGTCTTGAATTGGCCAAGAAAAATTATaccaggaaaaaaaagaaatattagcCAAGGAAATTACCTTTTACCGGTATTTGCTATTGGGAAGTGCTCAGTTTGTTCCCAGTGTATGGTAAgccatttttgtttcatttttacacAGCCTCAACAGGTTCCAATACAACAATACCCTGGCATGGCACCTGTGGGACAGTACCCCACACAACAACCATATCCAGTGGGACAGTATCCTGGACAGGTAGTCCCACCAAATGTAGTCCATGGCTCGTTTGACTCTGGAGCAAGGTTTAATTCCGGGGCAACAGTTAATATTCCAGTAAGTGTAGTAGTATTTCACGAGTCTGCATTAGATACTGGTACACGTGACTGTGCAAAGGCATGACCATGTATCAATATTGTGTATACACTACTAACACATGATAGTTCCTGTCAGTCCATGGTTAAACTCAACACTGCCATTTAAACTTCCACTAAGTTGTCTTCTACATGTTGGTATTCATATTTCTGTGGTGCTTATTGTGTGCTTTAACTGCATTATCACATAAATTGGATCCTCCATTCCTTTTCTAGTAATTTTCCaatattttttcacaagcaATGAAACGAAATAattcttcttttgttgtttgattCGTAGCCTCCTCCTCCAGGATATGCTCCTAATTTTGCACAACTAGGAGCGTCACAGGGACAATCTGTAAATGTTCAGCAGAGGAGAGCTGGGTGGTTCAGCGGTGGTTCTGGTGGTGGCTATACCTTCTGGTAGActccgtttgtttgcttttatgTCCGATCAGTAACTGCACGGCGAGATTCACAGTTATAATTTCTTGAGAAGTTACAAAGTGTCTCTTTTAAGGTTCAAACTGTAtgtattatacatgtacttattgGGCGAGTTTGGAGTGTGGTGGTTGGGAGGCACTTTGTGACTAGTATATTAGGTTTCTTGAATCTTCCTCAATGCAACTGTATTGGAAAAATCTCTGTTTTCTGGACAAGCAACATTAAGTTGGTGGTTTTGTAATTCACCCATTTTCCTCAGTACTTATTGGATTTTACTctcactgtctaatgccagacaattttacttgtcaagtgGGGCTGCTTTAGGGTCAAAGGATTAAGGGAACAATATAATCAGGTCACATGTGCAAATAGTAACTTGTAAATTCACATTGGGTAGAGTCAAGTTCTATCCTGGCTCAGGGGGCGTTAGACATGTTTGTCTTTCGTAACATCAGCTGTTAGGGGACAGTGTTTCCCTCAGTGTGAGCTTATTACACATGCAACCAGAGAATATTCTTCTCAGATCAAATCAGTAATTACAGCACTCTTAAATACTTTAAAAGGGTTATTGACAATGTAACCATTTACTATTATAATGATAcagttatatacatgtattgcaCTGAATTGTGTCGTGAAGAAAGATTGAGTATTAATTTTCTTGAAACAGATGCTCTTTTCAGCTTCTCATCAGACATTGCTGGACCAAACATAAAGATGTCAAGCTACAAACtaattacaaaataatattaccCATCAAGTCTTTGTCTTTATGGTTTATAACTTTGAATGAGTAGTGAACTGGTAAGGAGAAcatgacaaaattaatattagaCATTTCGTCTTTTCACACACTCAGTGCACTTAAAGAAATATGATGAAAATGGAGTgatttgatatatatatatttggaTCTTTGGGCCTCTGCAGTCATTCACCATGTGAAAGCATTGTTGATGCTATTTTTACATTGGCAGACCACTTAAGAAGCTCATTGTTCAAAATATTTGAATCATTAATGTTAATATCATTTTATAATCATGTACTTTAGAGCACTGAGTGTCTGAAAAGAGGGTATTCATGTACATTCTTCACTTTGGAAACAAGAATTTCTCAGAAAGgatgaaaaaatgtgataagggAAAAGTTGGGGTGGAACAATGTCGAGAAGGTCAGAAAGTTTTACATGTATGAAACAGCAACTGTACGTAGTTAACATCaacagtaaaaaaaatattttaaatgccCAACTAAATTTTgctaaattaaatttatttagtGTTGTGCTGCAGTTAGGCCTTCAACGCTTTATACAGGCCTAAAAACAAACAGATGCATTTCTTTCTAAGCTGCTGTGTTTTACATAATTTGCTTTTACTTCCTTTACTTTAATAATACATGTAGGAGAGACCAAGTTGAAGTCCAATAAAAAACAGTCAGAAACTTGTTACAAAATTGAGTAAAGTCAACATAATGCAAGCTTCAAGCAGCAGATCAGCTTAAGATTAGAGGAAAATCGgaactttaaacaaaaaaaaataggaaaaagacAAGAATGACCCTGCCATCTTTGCCAGCACCCATTCCATCCTTGCAACTTTAGTTTAACAAATGTTTTGCAAAACGGTTGGACAAATATTGCATTCcacatttaatttcaaattgaaattgaagaTGCAACTGTCAGTAATCCTTCCATGACAAAACATTCACCTTCATAACAGCTGACAGGTGCAGCATTGTTAAAGaaagtacaataattatttcttttaatgcAACAGCTCCCCAAAACCTAATTGAGCTCCCCAACAATATATAAAATTGAAGTTTACAAGAACTCAGCACAAGTTAACAATAAAACGCTCACAAATTAATCTGTATTTTAATGTAACGAAAAAGTTGTCTCTTTCTCTCTCAGAGCAAACTTCTTAGTACatatttcttccaaaaaaatgatttaatgTGTTACCATGTTTACTAAGATTAAGGCTATACCTGAAATATtcttattaaggacggtgcctactaattaaagatatttttgccccggtgtgtgattatgcacgaaatgtagatctgaacaagtgttattgaaatccaaaaagaaaatatggggtaaccacgcatttttcaaagataattcatgaataatatttgtaaaaagctttaaaatacaaagcaatgtatggcgttctttctcaaattgaagtttaattatctctcaaaaatgcatggttacccccaattttctttttggattccaagagtaattactaagatctactttctccggatatttttaaaccgcgcaaaaatatccctgtattagtaagcatcggcgataggaaatccgactatctggagatgcgcagaacgtatgcgcaataacaatagtaggcaccgtccttaactagcATAAAAGTCTTTACAGCATGAACCAACATCTGTTCTGGGCTTAAAACCTGATAACTCAAAATACAGATCAACTTTTGCTTCTTACATGCTAAATAGGGAAAAAATAGGAACTTGACACCCTGCATAATGTAACTCACACAGTCAAGGatactggtggctcagttggttgaaaaATGGGCTGCCACACGGAAGGTTGCGGGTTCGAACCCTGGCCGCATGAAACCTCAGGATTttaaaataactaaggagaaagtgctgcgtagttttgtaatttcatctgcaaatggttagactttcacgtcttctcagataaggactataaccCATAGTCCCTGTCTCACAAGTACATGTACGAtttcttccatgttcataaatTACCTAATTATTCAACAGGACAACAAATTAAAGAACCCTTATGAACCTTTTAGGTACTGTTAAAGACAAAATGTTTTGTGATCAACACAAACACTCTGAAACTATAACAGATGCcatacacattgttggatttcAAAAGTGGCTCTCATCAAAGGCCTGGGTCGCATTAGAGATGATTTTGCAGAAACTTGTTTACTCTAGGGACTAAAATCTGTGTACGTGCCTTTTTTCTAAAtcggaaaaaatataaaaggcGCCGCTGCGCTTCGGTGGAGCTGACCAAATTttccaaatttcaaaaaaacaaaggagCCCACCGCCAAAGCTGTCAACGGTTTCTCAAAAGTGACTGAAGAAAATTTTCTGCTGCTAAAATTTTGCCTGAGTGTGTGATTGACTCTTGCATTTTAACTTAATTGAAATGTGGCCATAAATTTCATTTATCAATTTCCGTTCttgtaattttgatttttctagCCGTTTTAAAGCCAGCCAAATTAAAAATTGGTCTGTAATGCGACCTGGGCCAAAGTGAGAATACACAATTTAAATTGTCGTAGTTatgttacatgtatgtgaacTTTATCATGATTAAATTTCAGTGTTGAGTGTCTGAGAGCACATCAATTACTGTAATCCCAAAAAGATTCCAGAAAAGTAAAATTAGTGCAGATACTTTCAATCAGTGCGATAAAGGTGAACGTTTTGCACATGTGtatcataaaataatattaagtaattgcatgatttttcttgtgcaatacgccatttccgagttcatgtctgcctcgtcttcaaagtgagtctaagtgcgaagtttttcttatgaaaagtaGTTTTCATTCGTATGTAAAgtggaactaattaccatcacaaaaacttctcacgtagactcgctttaaagagtaGGCTGACATGAATTCGGAAATAGCCTATTTGGAATACCTAAATATTAaagcacttgtaattttttttcaaagactacaagtCCTACaggcttgtgcaattttgtttgtctttgaaaaaatttacttgtgcttatttattccaaactgcactcGGAATCTTGTGATTATCTTTACAAAATGAGTACATTATCTGATATCAGCTCCTTTTTTCTATTTGTAACATCAGTTTTTTTTTGGGGGCTTAGTGTATTTTGAAAAACGAACGggatttttttcaacttgtaGAATTGAAAATGTCAGGTATCAAAACAGTCAGAATTTTATGTGCAATAACCTAAGATAAGCATTAAACACTGGAAGTCCTGAATTTGTAACTTTGGAGATCTGTATTTTGCAAAACAAGCTCTTCGAAGACTGTGACTATATTTAACTTACTTTTTGCATCGTTAACACTTTTCTGAGATACAACTTGAAGCAGAGATGATTCTTGAACAGAGagttaggtaaaggtaaaggtagagagttaggtaaaggtaaagctagagagtactctcccaggaagccgacggtgcgctcattttacccccctctccccatcagtgctccgttttaagggtatttaaagctacttaggctacactgaaaggaaagaagtcgaaacaaggatatGAGATggggggatcgaactcgggaccttatgcaccaaggccacgcactaaccgactgtgccacccttgctcctcgAGCTAAAAGACCATTAAGTGCTCTGTTTCGCAAAATACAAGATCTTTAATTTGCCTGCAAATTGTCGGTCAATTTCCATGAGCAATCTTAACTTTTTATGATGAGATACTGGTATATGATTTTTTTCTGTAGTATTACAGTTTcatgatctttgattttcacatGCATAATAGCACGTCCATTATACctgctatttttttaatcacagggcAGTGCTAATTGACACTTGTCGCAGCACGCATAGCTAGAGCCCGACTTAGATCTTAGTTCAACTAGTTAAGCTGAGAAGTGATGTGCCGACTGATTGTTGTTCCTGTGGTTCATGAAGGTATGTTGTACTGTAGGATAGAGTGTCTGCCAACAAATTCAATTCATCCATTTTGCACCCATCATGAGCCTTTGGGAGAAGACCTGTGCATGATCTGCAGTTTGCACCAATGCATCAACAAGCAGGCTCTCTGTTTTCCAGCACTATGCACAAGGGAGATAGGATGGCGAAGGGCAGTCACCATGTGACCTCTGAAAAAAAATGTGCTTGCTGGCTAAGGGTGAATATAGTCTCCACTGTCCCCACCAGATTTTTGCACAAGCTTGATATCAGAGATCACAATGTCACGTGACACAGCTTTGCACATGTCATAAACAGTCAAAGCAGCTACACTGACAGCTGTCAGGCATTCCATCTCCACACCTGTCCTTCCAACAGAATTTACGACACCTGTTATGTGCACAGAACACTTCTCATCATCTAATTCCAAGTTAACCTTGGAATGAGTTATTTGAATATTGTGGCATAATGGAATCAAGCTTGGCGTTAATTTACAAGCCATGATGCCAGCCAACTGGGCAACTGTCAAAACATCCCCTTTGGcaattttgtcttcttttacCAACTCAAATGCTTTTGGGCCGAGATACACCACAgcagttgccatggcaaccctAACGGTATCTCTCTTTGCACTAACATCCACCATTCGAGCGTGGCCTTCTGCATCAACATGACTCAGCTGTGAAACAGTCTTTGTGGATGCAGAAGGGGTGTCTTTTTTGCCCTGTGTATAGTTTTTATCTTCTGGTAGATGTCCGCAGCTTAAACTTCTACTACAAATGCCACTATGAAATGGTTTCACCGTAGGAATAGAATCCTCTGATGACTTAGTTAATGTAGGTTGGCAAGGCATCAAACTTTCATTCGTTTTTGGCATGAACAAGTGAAGTTGCATGAATGAGCCAGTGTAAGCCAGTCTTCTCGATTCAAGAAACAATGCTCCTCTTGAAGGATAAGTCATCCACAGCCAATTCCTTGATGGTTGCCAGTTTGCAGTTTTTAATACCTCTGAAACACAAATAATGATCATAGAGGCTCATCATAAAATAATCAGATCTAAATGTATATAGGGATCTCCATCTTGTATCAACATAGCAAACATGATTTGGTACTGAAGAAACAAGGGCAAAAAGGGATGCACTTTCCACCTGGTTTAAactttaaagttctttttctaCTGAACAAAAATCATGGTTCGTTTCAGTGAAGGGCATTTGTTCACTAAGAGTTCAAGTCAAGAGGAGTGCTGTCCAAGTGAAAGCTAAATCTTGTTTGGCTGCTGTACAGGTAAACGCTAAATTGAATGTGAGATAAAAACGAATAACTGTAGACCCACCTTTGAAAGATCTGCAAAAGCGAGACCTGGTCATATTTGACCTTTAAAAGAATATACTCTGCAGTAGTCTCTGCAGTATATTCAATGGCCAGTTTAATCGATTCCACTTGACCGAGAACTGAAATAGAATGTAGATACATTGTGTAACCATACACTTAGTCCGAACATGGTGTAAACCGCTGAAACATGGTATCGCAGCACCCTAATAACAGAAACAGCGCTGACAAACATCATATATGAACGTACCATTTGAAattgaggccctattaggggttatcgggatacgggatatttgggtaaaaaattatagggatacgggatatttgggcggaaaattaaagggatacgggatatttttaaaaagattctgggatatcgaagttatcattttttaaaagaatcaaataagaattaacgggatacgggatattttggccaaaaattaatgggatacgggatactcagaccccccctaatggggcctcgaAATTtgcttttacttgacgtttcgtatgcagCAGCGAAAAGCTGAGTCTTTATTAGTTCTTGTCAGCactattgttacttaatagttaaCAAGTTAGTGATCCTGTACATTTAAACTCCAAATTTGTATTAatcgtcacttctgaagatgtatgcagaagcatacgaaacgtcaagtaaaagataatttcaaatgatgcgtttatatctgacgtatgtcaccgctgtttgtgtgttatttctggcatgataaaactgagatggccaaagaaaaagaatattttgcttcgagtctatgatgataatgatgatgtcATCAAACAATAAGAGTTCAATGAAAAAGCAAGAATGGCATCATTTGACTGAATTAACTCATTTAGCCCATTCAAATACTTTtgtttttggccattttttaaCTTGATCAACAACATCAACACAGGGAAGAAAAACATATTCGGACAATCATAGAGGCGAATGAAAGGGTTTGTttataaagaaactgtgatgctgcgggTATTCCCGTTTAAACCAACCAACGATGTGATATGAGTTGATTTCATTAGATTTGATTTCAACTGGTTCGACTACTGGTAAGTGCACAGTACAGTTCTTCCCCTGGGGGGTGGGGTTGGGGGTGGGGGAAGGGTTCTTCCTATTAATGacctaataaataaataaatggggatgtgccgctggatggggtcgcattttcacgactggattgactataatggggttgcattttcaacagagttctcAACAGAGTTACTGGAAGGGGGTCGCAATTTGTCAGGATTTAGTGACTAAGGGGATGCGAAGATTCGCGGTAAATCATGttacccaaaagtgactaagatgggaTCTATACTATGAATTGCAATTGGCCATTCTGTTTGAAACCGAACGAGAAGTGAATTTTGATAAACAAAGTTGAAGATATTGGTGAGGAAAAGACTAAAAGTGAATTCACTGAAGACATTGTCTGAGTTCCTAAATTTGGTattaaaagaag
This window harbors:
- the LOC138037122 gene encoding DAZ-associated protein 2-like; amino-acid sequence: MSKAPPGSYPKQAAAYPTQQPAYPAQPQPMQYGGGYAPPPQQAGQLFSYGAGQFGAPPPPYSERPNNPPSSAYGMQPQQVPIQQYPGMAPVGQYPTQQPYPVGQYPGQVVPPNVVHGSFDSGARFNSGATVNIPPPPPGYAPNFAQLGASQGQSVNVQQRRAGWFSGGSGGGYTFW
- the LOC138037103 gene encoding cyclic pyranopterin monophosphate synthase-like, which encodes MTRSRFCRSFKEVLKTANWQPSRNWLWMTYPSRGALFLESRRLAYTGSFMQLHLFMPKTNESLMPCQPTLTKSSEDSIPTVKPFHSGICSRSLSCGHLPEDKNYTQGKKDTPSASTKTVSQLSHVDAEGHARMVDVSAKRDTVRVAMATAVVYLGPKAFELVKEDKIAKGDVLTVAQLAGIMACKLTPSLIPLCHNIQITHSKVNLELDDEKCSVHITGVVNSVGRTGVEMECLTAVSVAALTVYDMCKAVSRDIVISDIKLVQKSGGDSGDYIHP